A single window of Pectobacterium parmentieri DNA harbors:
- a CDS encoding glycine zipper 2TM domain-containing protein yields MNKSMLAGVGIGVAAALGVAAVASMDVFSSKPQYAQVLTATPIKETVKTPRQECRNVNVTHRRPVQDENQIAGSVLGAVAGGVLGHQFGGGRGKDVATVAGALAGGYAGNRVQSGMQENDTYTTQQQRCQTVYDKSQKVLGYDVTYKIGDQQGKIRMDRDPGTQIPVDRNGQLVLNQQS; encoded by the coding sequence GTGAACAAATCAATGTTAGCGGGTGTAGGTATTGGTGTAGCTGCGGCATTGGGTGTGGCGGCGGTGGCGAGTATGGACGTCTTTTCGTCTAAACCTCAGTATGCACAGGTGTTAACGGCAACACCTATTAAAGAAACGGTCAAAACGCCTCGCCAAGAGTGTCGTAACGTAAACGTGACTCATCGTCGTCCGGTGCAGGATGAAAACCAGATTGCCGGATCGGTACTGGGTGCAGTGGCCGGTGGCGTTCTGGGACATCAGTTCGGTGGCGGGCGCGGTAAAGATGTTGCGACGGTAGCTGGTGCGCTGGCAGGCGGTTACGCGGGTAACCGTGTACAAAGCGGCATGCAGGAAAATGATACGTACACGACACAACAGCAGCGTTGTCAGACGGTGTACGACAAATCACAAAAAGTTTTAGGTTATGATGTCACCTATAAAATCGGCGACCAGCAGGGTAAAATCCGCATGGATCGCGATCCAGGCACACAAATTCCAGTGGATAGAAATGGTCAGTTAGTCCTGAATCAACAGAGCTGA
- a CDS encoding MFS transporter, with translation MNTSSSIPISAVAQHPWLAVAAVGLATFSVVTTEMLPVGLLTPIADTLNTSTGTAGLMISLPALLAALFAPLVVIASGGMDRRMILCGLLTLLIIANIASALAPDIGWMLGARVLVGFCMGGIWAIAGGLAARLVPEPSIGLATSIIFGGVAAASVLGVPFGALIGDIVGWRWAFGCMAVFSGLVLILLLAVIPALPVARSTTVHQFGEQLTNNKLQVGLILTLLLVAGHFTAFTFVRPLLLSVSGFDTQWISALLFSYGLAGIVGNFLAGIIAAQRTVLTLTIIAFGLLLTSILFLTLGDSPVGGGVALLVWGLAYGGVSVGLMTWMMKVAPRAVEVASALYVGVFNIGIAFGSWVGGQIVDSSGLITTLWLAGGFTATALLLLVSIRLAEQWKVVE, from the coding sequence ATGAATACATCTTCATCTATTCCTATAAGCGCTGTTGCACAGCATCCCTGGCTGGCCGTCGCCGCTGTCGGTCTTGCGACTTTCTCTGTGGTCACGACGGAAATGCTTCCGGTCGGTCTACTGACCCCTATTGCCGACACATTGAATACCTCGACCGGAACCGCAGGGCTGATGATTTCACTGCCTGCACTCTTAGCCGCGTTATTCGCCCCACTGGTGGTGATCGCATCCGGCGGCATGGATAGACGCATGATTTTATGCGGTCTGCTAACGTTGCTGATTATCGCCAATATTGCCTCGGCACTGGCACCAGACATCGGCTGGATGCTGGGTGCACGCGTGCTTGTCGGCTTCTGTATGGGTGGTATCTGGGCGATTGCCGGAGGTCTGGCTGCACGCCTCGTTCCCGAGCCATCCATCGGTCTGGCGACATCTATTATCTTCGGCGGCGTCGCAGCAGCGTCCGTGCTGGGTGTACCGTTCGGTGCCCTGATCGGCGACATCGTAGGATGGCGCTGGGCATTTGGCTGCATGGCAGTGTTTAGCGGATTGGTACTGATACTTCTCCTCGCAGTGATTCCGGCGCTGCCCGTTGCCCGCTCAACCACCGTACACCAGTTCGGTGAGCAACTGACCAACAATAAGCTGCAAGTCGGACTAATCCTGACACTATTACTGGTAGCCGGACACTTCACAGCCTTTACCTTCGTGCGACCGCTGCTGCTCTCGGTATCGGGATTCGACACACAGTGGATTAGCGCATTGTTGTTTTCCTATGGTCTTGCAGGCATCGTTGGCAATTTTCTGGCAGGTATCATTGCGGCGCAGCGCACGGTGTTAACCTTGACGATAATCGCTTTCGGGCTGCTGTTGACCTCGATATTATTCCTGACCCTCGGGGACTCGCCTGTCGGTGGCGGCGTGGCGCTGCTGGTCTGGGGACTGGCCTATGGCGGTGTATCCGTTGGTTTGATGACATGGATGATGAAGGTTGCACCACGCGCTGTAGAGGTTGCTTCCGCGCTGTATGTTGGCGTTTTCAATATTGGCATCGCGTTTGGGTCATGGGTCGGCGGTCAGATCGTAGATAGCTCAGGTCTTATCACTACGCTTTGGCTGGCAGGTGGATTTACGGCTACCGCCTTACTGTTATTGGTAAGTATTAGGTTGGCTGAACAGTGGAAGGTCGTCGAATGA
- a CDS encoding MFS transporter codes for MLNPYRELFAAPGTRGFALAGLLARISLPMTGIGIITMLSQLRGSYALAGAVSATFVLTYALLSPQISRLVDQHGQGRVLPLATIISAIGMLLLLASSRWQAPDWTLFIGALLAGFMPSMSAMVRARWTAIYRGHPHLQTAYSLETVFDEVTFIAGPPLAVGLSVAMFPQAGPLAAVLLLVVGVFALVTQRGTEPPVEKRDVSTARSGMVIKQANVRLLTLLMAAMGIIVGTVDIVSVAFAEQRGQPAAASLVLSAYAFGSCLAGLLFGALKLRTPLHRLLLLGGVATTATTLPLLLAGSIPALAAAVLIAGLFFAPTMIVAMSLVERLVPEHRLTEGMTWLLAGLNVGVALGAAVSGYVVDEGGARAGFAVALCAGVLVLLVTIWGYQRLRTHASSFPHTV; via the coding sequence ATGCTCAATCCTTATCGAGAACTTTTCGCCGCTCCTGGCACCAGAGGTTTTGCGCTGGCTGGCCTGTTGGCGCGAATCTCGCTGCCCATGACAGGCATCGGCATTATCACCATGCTGTCGCAACTGCGCGGCAGTTATGCGCTAGCAGGAGCGGTATCTGCCACTTTTGTACTGACCTACGCCCTGCTATCACCGCAGATTTCTCGTCTGGTGGATCAACATGGACAAGGTCGCGTACTGCCATTGGCAACGATAATCAGCGCGATCGGCATGCTGCTTCTGCTCGCCAGTTCCCGATGGCAAGCACCAGACTGGACCTTATTCATCGGCGCATTATTGGCCGGTTTCATGCCCAGCATGTCAGCGATGGTAAGAGCACGCTGGACGGCCATCTATCGCGGGCATCCTCATTTGCAAACCGCTTACTCGCTGGAGACGGTATTCGATGAAGTTACCTTTATCGCCGGACCTCCGCTGGCTGTCGGGCTATCAGTAGCGATGTTTCCTCAGGCGGGCCCGCTGGCAGCGGTGCTATTACTGGTTGTTGGCGTATTTGCTCTGGTTACACAACGCGGCACCGAACCACCAGTAGAAAAACGGGATGTCAGCACGGCTCGTTCAGGAATGGTGATCAAACAGGCGAACGTGCGTTTGCTGACGCTGTTGATGGCGGCGATGGGCATCATCGTTGGCACCGTGGATATCGTCAGCGTGGCCTTCGCCGAACAACGTGGCCAACCGGCGGCGGCCAGTCTGGTTTTGTCAGCTTATGCGTTCGGTTCTTGTCTGGCCGGGCTGCTGTTCGGTGCCCTCAAGCTACGGACTCCACTGCATCGCCTGCTATTACTCGGCGGTGTGGCAACGACAGCAACCACGCTACCTCTGCTACTGGCTGGCAGCATTCCTGCATTAGCTGCGGCCGTACTGATCGCCGGGCTGTTCTTCGCCCCCACCATGATCGTGGCGATGTCGCTGGTCGAACGTCTGGTGCCCGAACATCGTCTGACCGAAGGCATGACCTGGCTGCTGGCGGGGCTGAATGTCGGCGTAGCGCTGGGCGCAGCCGTGTCAGGCTACGTCGTGGATGAGGGTGGCGCGCGCGCTGGATTCGCCGTTGCACTGTGCGCTGGCGTTTTGGTGCTACTGGTCACGATCTGGGGGTATCAGCGTTTGCGAACACATGCTTCCTCCTTTCCCCATACCGTCTGA
- a CDS encoding TetR/AcrR family transcriptional regulator: protein MVRRTRAEMEETRATLLATARKVFSECGYADTSMDDLTAQASLTRGALYHHFGDKKGLLAAVVEQIDAEMDERLQAISDTAEDDWKGFCGRCRAYLEMALEPEIQRIVLRDARAVLGGGSPDSQRHCVESMQRLIDNLIRQGVVAEADPQALASLIYGSLAEAAFWIAEGEDGNARLAQGTAALELLLRGLLVKPQPIIKS from the coding sequence ATGGTTCGTCGTACCCGTGCTGAAATGGAAGAAACACGCGCTACACTGTTGGCGACCGCTCGTAAGGTCTTCAGCGAATGCGGCTATGCAGATACCTCAATGGACGATCTCACTGCGCAGGCGAGCCTGACCCGTGGGGCGCTTTATCATCACTTTGGTGACAAGAAAGGATTGTTGGCGGCGGTGGTGGAACAGATTGATGCTGAGATGGATGAGAGACTGCAAGCGATCTCCGATACTGCCGAAGATGACTGGAAAGGTTTCTGTGGTCGCTGCCGTGCCTATCTGGAAATGGCACTGGAACCGGAAATTCAGCGTATCGTGCTGCGCGATGCGCGGGCTGTATTGGGGGGGGGATCGCCGGATTCACAACGGCATTGCGTGGAGTCGATGCAGCGGCTGATCGACAATCTCATACGCCAAGGCGTAGTGGCTGAAGCTGACCCACAGGCGCTGGCATCGTTGATCTACGGCAGTTTGGCCGAAGCGGCGTTTTGGATCGCGGAGGGAGAGGATGGTAATGCGCGGCTGGCACAAGGCACTGCCGCGCTGGAATTACTGCTGCGTGGGCTGTTAGTCAAACCACAACCAATAATAAAATCATAA